The Hyphococcus flavus genome contains a region encoding:
- a CDS encoding lytic transglycosylase domain-containing protein: MAFRFQAVLAALAFPCFAAAELSSDSNDSLASEPGLASIKVLSESDAALYEQIFTLQEEGRWSEADKKIAALEDNVLLGYVQYQRYMHPTAYRSQFSELKRWMSYYADHPEADKIYSLARKRRPSGQSNPIRPVPRKWKTQASKELHPGLVADYQQTGKPRLNRIEGRVRYLSNRSRAIEALREIENHAKRGAITGRQFDRMRSWIAASLYYQGYVDTAETIAKEAAARNGQSAVLAYWIAGLIDFRNGHIAASYEHFSSMAAVPYQEDSLRAAAGFWAARTALAAGHPADVTPNLEIAASFPFTFYGQLALAQLGRDYDYNWKTPALTQAELTALVNDQPRVKRAIALAEAGQEQLADVELRWASGSVDDDKTADLLAVAMMLGLPAAQIDIALSGQGRELEAGLFPVPHFMPESGFKVDRALLYALMRQESKFKTDATSRVGARGLMQLMPRTASFISGDRSLRYRSGREKLYDPSFNMELGQNYVDHLMTRAVDGDVFHLAAAYNGGPGNLRRWKRAVDIEDPLLFIESIPNRESRDFVEKVLTNFWVYRARLGQPAPTREKVAAGELPLYEALDRIAEQTD; this comes from the coding sequence ATGGCGTTTCGTTTTCAAGCAGTTCTAGCCGCACTTGCGTTTCCATGTTTTGCAGCCGCTGAACTTTCTTCTGATTCCAATGATAGTCTTGCAAGTGAGCCGGGGCTCGCCTCCATTAAAGTACTGAGCGAATCCGACGCCGCCCTCTATGAGCAGATTTTCACACTCCAAGAAGAGGGGCGATGGTCGGAGGCCGACAAGAAAATCGCAGCCCTCGAAGATAATGTCCTGCTCGGATACGTGCAATATCAGCGCTATATGCACCCGACAGCTTACCGCTCACAGTTCTCCGAGCTAAAGCGCTGGATGTCTTATTATGCCGATCATCCTGAAGCGGATAAAATATATAGCCTTGCCCGCAAGCGTCGCCCCAGCGGCCAGTCAAACCCTATTCGCCCTGTCCCTCGCAAATGGAAAACGCAGGCATCCAAGGAATTGCATCCAGGCCTTGTTGCCGACTACCAACAGACGGGCAAACCGCGCCTAAATCGAATTGAAGGGCGTGTGCGATATCTTTCAAATCGATCACGCGCCATCGAGGCTCTTCGTGAAATCGAAAATCACGCTAAACGCGGCGCCATTACCGGGCGCCAGTTTGACCGCATGCGATCATGGATCGCCGCAAGCCTCTATTATCAGGGTTACGTCGATACGGCTGAAACGATTGCCAAAGAAGCCGCCGCGCGTAATGGCCAAAGCGCAGTCTTGGCCTACTGGATCGCCGGTCTCATTGATTTTAGAAACGGCCATATCGCGGCCTCTTATGAACATTTTTCATCTATGGCGGCAGTGCCTTATCAGGAAGACTCTTTACGCGCTGCCGCTGGATTTTGGGCCGCCCGCACAGCCCTTGCGGCGGGCCACCCAGCCGACGTTACTCCAAATCTGGAGATAGCGGCGTCTTTTCCGTTTACATTCTACGGCCAATTAGCTCTTGCCCAACTTGGGCGCGATTACGACTACAACTGGAAAACGCCGGCGCTTACCCAGGCTGAATTGACCGCGCTTGTAAATGACCAACCGCGTGTGAAACGCGCAATCGCACTTGCAGAAGCCGGACAGGAACAGCTTGCGGATGTAGAGTTGCGATGGGCGAGCGGCTCTGTTGACGACGACAAAACTGCTGACCTCCTCGCTGTGGCCATGATGCTGGGACTGCCTGCCGCTCAGATAGACATTGCTCTGTCCGGACAAGGACGCGAGCTCGAAGCCGGCCTTTTTCCGGTACCGCATTTTATGCCCGAAAGTGGTTTCAAGGTAGATCGCGCATTGCTTTATGCGCTCATGCGGCAAGAGTCCAAATTCAAGACAGATGCCACCAGCCGTGTCGGCGCCCGCGGGCTGATGCAACTTATGCCGCGCACAGCGAGTTTTATTTCCGGCGATCGATCGCTTCGGTACAGAAGCGGCCGGGAAAAATTATACGACCCGTCATTCAATATGGAACTCGGCCAGAATTACGTCGACCACTTGATGACCAGAGCTGTCGACGGTGATGTGTTCCATCTGGCGGCTGCGTATAACGGTGGACCGGGCAACTTACGCCGATGGAAGCGCGCCGTAGATATCGAAGATCCTCTGCTTTTTATCGAGAGCATACCCAATCGTGAAAGCCGTGATTTTGTTGAAAAAGTGCTTACGAATTTCTGGGTTTATCGCGCACGCTTAGGACAACCCGCCCCTACGCGCGAGAAAGTAGCCGCAGGCGAATTACCGCTATATGAAGCGCTTGATCGGATAGCCGAACAAACTGACTGA
- a CDS encoding uracil-DNA glycosylase, whose protein sequence is MTVGEHRAAHALLRWYADAGVDECIDASPSDFYSWQSEPRSGEAPQIETVKRQRLAPEKADNTPLESISTDEAIRSAEKLAASCQTFEALDAAVRAFEGCPLKTGARSTVFTDGVPGSDLLVIGEAPGRDEDRLGKPFVGRAGQLLDKMLAAIDHSREHNTLISNVIYWRPPANRTPTAVETAVCKPFVDRLIEITEPKAVMIAGGAPLQALLGVTGIMRARGVWREIETSSGLRIPALPVFHPAFLLRQPASKRLAWADLQNLAKRLKER, encoded by the coding sequence ATGACAGTAGGTGAACATCGGGCCGCACACGCCCTGTTGCGGTGGTATGCAGACGCGGGTGTGGATGAATGCATCGACGCCAGCCCTTCCGATTTTTACTCATGGCAGTCCGAACCTCGGTCAGGTGAAGCGCCGCAAATAGAGACTGTAAAACGCCAAAGGTTAGCCCCCGAAAAAGCAGACAATACTCCCCTGGAATCCATATCTACCGATGAAGCGATTAGATCGGCTGAAAAACTCGCCGCTTCTTGCCAAACGTTTGAAGCGCTTGATGCAGCGGTGCGCGCCTTCGAAGGCTGCCCTTTGAAAACAGGCGCGAGAAGCACGGTTTTTACCGACGGCGTTCCAGGATCCGACCTTCTTGTCATCGGAGAGGCGCCGGGGCGGGACGAGGACCGGCTTGGGAAGCCCTTTGTCGGGCGCGCCGGCCAGTTATTGGACAAGATGCTAGCCGCAATTGACCACTCTCGCGAACATAACACATTGATATCAAACGTTATTTATTGGCGGCCACCCGCCAACCGCACCCCGACTGCCGTGGAAACCGCTGTCTGTAAACCCTTTGTGGACCGGCTAATCGAAATTACCGAGCCCAAGGCTGTCATGATTGCGGGCGGCGCACCGCTACAAGCGCTTTTGGGGGTAACCGGCATTATGAGGGCCAGGGGCGTCTGGCGCGAAATAGAGACCTCCAGCGGTCTTCGCATCCCTGCTCTGCCCGTTTTTCACCCTGCATTTTTATTACGGCAGCCCGCCTCAAAGCGGCTTGCCTGGGCGGATCTGCAAAACCTCGCCAAGCGGTTAAAGGAGCGTTAA
- a CDS encoding lysoplasmalogenase, producing MPPAIFIVSCTLFTGLLVWGEYKNTFRWRWFAKPLASASFILTAIAFGADQTVYGVWVLAALVFCAVGDVLLISNGNRTFLAGMGAFAIGHAAYIGAFLSVETGIGSLYVIALVGTTILALLTLRWLWPYLGAFRWPVIGYAAIIACMVSTSVIAAPPSGAAPYYLIILGAFGFAISDLSVAKEQFVKPGFRNKAWGLPLYYGAQLMLASSV from the coding sequence ATGCCGCCCGCTATTTTTATTGTTTCCTGCACTCTATTCACCGGGTTGTTGGTCTGGGGTGAATACAAGAACACGTTTCGCTGGCGATGGTTCGCTAAGCCGCTGGCATCCGCGAGCTTTATCCTGACGGCGATAGCATTTGGCGCTGATCAAACTGTCTACGGTGTGTGGGTTCTCGCGGCTTTGGTTTTTTGCGCGGTTGGTGACGTTCTGCTGATTTCCAACGGCAACCGAACCTTTCTCGCTGGCATGGGCGCCTTCGCCATAGGGCATGCGGCTTACATCGGCGCGTTTCTCTCGGTGGAAACAGGTATTGGGTCGCTCTATGTTATCGCTCTTGTCGGAACAACCATCTTGGCCCTTCTAACGCTGCGCTGGCTGTGGCCCTATCTTGGCGCTTTTCGGTGGCCTGTTATCGGATACGCCGCGATCATTGCGTGCATGGTTTCTACTAGTGTCATTGCAGCCCCTCCCAGCGGGGCAGCCCCGTACTATCTGATAATTTTGGGCGCTTTCGGGTTTGCCATATCAGACCTGAGTGTAGCGAAAGAACAGTTTGTAAAGCCTGGCTTCAGGAACAAGGCATGGGGCCTTCCGCTCTACTATGGGGCGCAACTTATGCTGGCAAGCTCAGTTTGA